A genomic region of Candidatus Stoquefichus sp. SB1 contains the following coding sequences:
- a CDS encoding diguanylate cyclase domain-containing protein, with product MNIQNNAGIVEASLGGVFECLYDDHLTLLYADESLFQLLDYSQEEFLDLYQNHLMDVICMVERDDILNEINKQLKKGHTFMYENRLVCKNGEYKWIWISAQLLKDSQNRKYFHCIFHDITEDKIIQENLAISEKRFQIIMEQTQDVIFEMDVRNNQVYYSENYEKTFGYKVPLDNFPASMFATDIIYEDDKTVLLNAFQSLRNGENSMQCEYRLKYRNKGYHWVEAKATAIRDSEGTLLNMIGIITDIHERKQEIIESLKEASYDPLTGLYNRRGFLKKIDELLLRNQTCVLILLDLDDFKNINDNLGHLEGDRVLYELSQNLKTAFEDQTIGRYGGDEFIIFVTQNVSLDELNERIKKFQDLIHQRFLDKYHIDLGFSIGASIYPFHGDNFLSLFHKADVAMYEAKKNGKNQFVVYENDHHFHFLTHRGHEKLEYDTKYIDDVSNKNYESKENIDFFQQLKHKEFVYQTALQKSHMNVWEYNLKQKRLYLTEGISKKNSLSIVEYQTPESMIEQGVIHPMSIPIVRDMYQEIEKGIPEIQADILTRGIDNEHWWWQRIHYHMIYDDYGHPCIAIAVGKDVTKQKETQMEYQKDLFYQVIQNKDLIAYFDCNITKNQIDQFHSIDVKYENLLTYDDILELQKQFSATQEDILRVQNIFSKEALMEAYSHGENILTCDYRRKDTQGHLSWVRAISKIFLDGNDLHILGVLQDIMMNKVLEGKIHKNIEKDPLTGIYSRDTVAAMIEQILSEQLQDHKPFAFLLFHVDLNHFVLNNQNNINGVLKEIASYLLLCFSKNKVVGKLYTGEFVVFIYNDFDRESILRYVNEIKQSMRIYSIVPGIQDRISIMFGATIDYTSKTFDELYNKVKKSMRDISENTHIEGLEIMINDDEQKCSQTKNELDLSTFTNYLYSLPFPINIQEALGEIRKFYDGDRAFLYDISQDYFVENKKETLVYLEYKECLLIHIDKIKQWAIEYKVDNLLSIEQLKTLLYSQLYTKDEYPAIMIPLFENNELSALLSVSGIKKNQEQISFLKAILLTIIREQRLFIAQKKIEYYQEFDSLTKVKNRMSFFHYSRNLNIDTLISLGIMVIDINGLRELNKIYGLAYGDSVIVRLANELGKEKEYANVYRFDSDEFLLVFENITYESFIKKTISIKQNISSICQVTVGVSWAEKQISLFNLVNNAIEQRNMEKQLSYGELFMFHENDGNKQYAYKHLIDAIQKGYLKMFLQQKVNSANGHVVGAEALIRYQDEKHGLVGPVQFVPYLETTGLIFYVDFLIFEEVHKLLTLWKQKGIPLIPISLNFSRVTLLSDELVDYMNQIHKKYDIDTQLIEIEITENIGEIERMTIIKQCHEIKMAGYRLALDDFGSKYSNISILSDIHFDTLKFDKQLIDYLIENKKSQWTLECIIDLCRKMDIYNVAEGVELKEQVDILAQMGCTYIQGYYYSKPVIASQFDISHNYRED from the coding sequence ATGAACATACAAAACAATGCTGGAATTGTGGAAGCGTCATTAGGAGGTGTGTTTGAATGCTTATATGATGATCATTTAACATTGCTCTATGCAGATGAATCACTCTTTCAACTCCTTGACTATTCACAAGAAGAGTTTTTAGACTTATATCAAAATCATCTTATGGATGTCATATGTATGGTAGAACGTGATGATATTCTCAATGAAATCAATAAACAGTTAAAAAAAGGACATACTTTTATGTATGAGAATCGATTAGTGTGTAAAAATGGTGAATATAAATGGATATGGATTAGTGCACAATTGTTAAAGGATTCACAGAATAGAAAATATTTTCATTGTATTTTTCATGATATAACTGAAGATAAAATAATCCAAGAGAATCTTGCTATTAGTGAAAAGAGATTTCAAATTATCATGGAACAAACACAAGATGTTATTTTTGAAATGGACGTAAGGAATAATCAGGTTTACTATTCAGAGAATTATGAAAAAACTTTTGGGTATAAAGTACCTTTAGATAATTTTCCAGCTTCAATGTTTGCAACTGATATTATTTATGAAGATGATAAAACGGTCCTATTAAATGCTTTTCAATCTTTGCGAAATGGTGAAAATTCAATGCAATGTGAATATCGTCTTAAATATCGAAATAAGGGATACCATTGGGTCGAAGCAAAAGCAACGGCTATTCGTGATAGTGAGGGAACTTTACTCAATATGATTGGTATTATTACTGATATTCATGAAAGAAAACAGGAAATTATTGAATCCTTAAAAGAGGCTAGTTATGACCCATTAACAGGACTCTATAATCGCCGTGGTTTTTTAAAAAAAATTGATGAGCTTTTGCTTAGAAATCAAACATGTGTTCTGATTCTTCTTGATCTTGATGATTTTAAAAATATTAATGATAATTTAGGACATTTAGAAGGAGATAGGGTACTATATGAACTTTCTCAAAATTTAAAGACTGCTTTTGAAGATCAAACTATTGGTAGATATGGTGGAGATGAATTTATCATATTTGTAACACAAAATGTTTCTTTGGATGAATTAAATGAAAGAATTAAAAAATTTCAAGATTTAATTCATCAGCGATTCTTAGATAAATATCATATTGATTTAGGATTTAGTATCGGGGCCAGTATATATCCTTTCCATGGAGATAATTTTCTTTCATTGTTTCATAAGGCTGATGTCGCTATGTATGAAGCTAAGAAAAATGGTAAAAACCAGTTTGTTGTTTATGAAAATGATCATCATTTTCATTTCCTGACTCATAGAGGTCATGAGAAATTAGAATATGATACAAAATATATCGATGATGTGTCTAATAAAAACTATGAATCTAAAGAAAATATTGATTTTTTTCAACAACTTAAACATAAAGAATTTGTTTATCAAACGGCTTTACAAAAATCACATATGAATGTTTGGGAGTATAATTTAAAGCAAAAACGTTTATATTTAACTGAAGGTATTTCAAAAAAGAATTCACTTAGTATAGTAGAATATCAAACCCCTGAATCAATGATAGAACAAGGAGTCATTCATCCAATGAGTATTCCAATTGTACGTGATATGTATCAGGAAATTGAAAAGGGAATTCCTGAAATTCAAGCTGATATTTTGACCCGAGGTATAGATAATGAGCATTGGTGGTGGCAACGTATTCATTACCATATGATATATGATGACTATGGTCATCCTTGTATTGCTATTGCAGTTGGAAAAGATGTGACTAAACAAAAAGAAACACAAATGGAATACCAAAAAGATTTGTTTTATCAGGTGATTCAAAACAAGGATTTAATAGCATATTTTGATTGTAATATTACGAAAAACCAAATTGATCAATTTCATAGTATTGATGTGAAATATGAAAATTTATTGACATATGATGATATTCTTGAATTACAAAAACAATTTTCTGCAACACAAGAGGATATTTTAAGAGTTCAAAATATTTTTAGTAAAGAAGCTCTTATGGAGGCCTATTCACATGGTGAAAATATCCTGACTTGTGATTATCGCAGGAAAGATACTCAAGGTCATTTATCATGGGTGAGAGCAATCAGTAAGATTTTCCTAGATGGAAATGATTTGCATATTCTTGGTGTTTTACAGGACATAATGATGAATAAAGTATTAGAGGGAAAAATTCATAAAAATATTGAAAAAGATCCTTTGACAGGTATTTATTCAAGAGATACAGTTGCTGCAATGATTGAACAAATTTTATCTGAACAGTTGCAAGATCATAAACCTTTTGCATTTTTATTATTTCATGTTGATTTGAATCATTTTGTGTTAAATAATCAAAATAATATCAATGGAGTCTTAAAAGAAATAGCCAGTTATTTACTTTTATGTTTTTCAAAAAATAAAGTGGTTGGGAAGTTGTATACAGGAGAGTTTGTTGTTTTTATCTATAATGATTTTGATAGAGAAAGTATTCTTCGTTATGTTAATGAAATTAAGCAATCTATGCGTATATATTCAATTGTTCCAGGAATTCAGGATAGGATTAGTATCATGTTTGGAGCAACTATTGATTATACATCAAAAACATTTGATGAACTTTATAATAAAGTTAAAAAATCAATGCGTGATATATCTGAAAATACGCATATTGAAGGATTAGAAATAATGATAAATGATGATGAACAAAAATGTTCACAAACAAAAAATGAATTAGATTTATCAACATTTACTAATTATTTATACTCCTTACCATTTCCCATCAATATTCAAGAGGCTTTAGGAGAAATACGTAAGTTTTATGATGGTGATAGAGCATTTTTATATGATATATCTCAAGATTATTTTGTTGAAAATAAGAAAGAGACCCTTGTCTATTTGGAGTATAAAGAATGTTTACTCATTCATATTGATAAAATAAAACAGTGGGCTATAGAGTATAAAGTTGATAATCTTCTTAGTATAGAACAATTAAAAACATTACTATATTCTCAGTTATATACAAAAGATGAATATCCTGCAATTATGATACCTTTATTTGAAAATAATGAGCTATCAGCTTTATTGAGTGTTAGTGGAATCAAGAAAAATCAAGAACAAATATCATTTTTGAAGGCAATTTTATTGACAATCATTAGAGAACAGCGTCTTTTCATTGCTCAAAAAAAGATAGAATATTATCAGGAATTTGATTCTTTAACGAAAGTTAAAAATCGCATGAGTTTCTTTCATTATAGTAGAAATTTAAATATTGATACATTGATTTCATTAGGTATCATGGTAATAGATATTAATGGTTTAAGAGAATTGAATAAGATATATGGATTGGCTTATGGCGATTCTGTTATTGTAAGATTAGCTAATGAACTAGGGAAGGAAAAAGAATATGCCAATGTATATCGTTTTGATAGTGATGAATTTTTACTTGTTTTTGAAAATATAACTTATGAAAGTTTTATTAAAAAAACTATATCTATAAAACAAAACATCAGTTCAATCTGTCAAGTAACGGTAGGTGTTTCATGGGCGGAAAAACAAATTTCTTTATTTAACTTGGTTAATAATGCGATTGAGCAAAGAAATATGGAAAAACAATTAAGTTATGGTGAACTTTTTATGTTTCATGAAAATGATGGTAATAAGCAATATGCTTATAAACATTTAATAGATGCAATCCAAAAAGGATATCTCAAAATGTTTCTTCAACAAAAAGTAAATAGTGCAAATGGACATGTTGTAGGAGCTGAAGCTTTAATTAGATATCAAGATGAAAAACATGGACTTGTTGGACCAGTGCAGTTTGTTCCTTATCTAGAAACAACAGGATTAATATTTTATGTTGATTTTTTGATTTTTGAAGAGGTACATAAACTTTTAACATTATGGAAACAAAAAGGAATACCGCTTATCCCTATTTCATTAAATTTTTCAAGAGTAACTTTATTAAGTGATGAACTTGTTGACTATATGAATCAAATTCATAAAAAATATGATATCGATACACAACTCATTGAGATAGAAATCACTGAAAATATTGGTGAAATAGAGCGAATGACGATTATTAAACAATGTCATGAAATAAAAATGGCTGGATATCGACTTGCTCTTGATGATTTTGGATCTAAATATAGTAATATTTCTATTCTTTCAGATATTCATTTTGATACTTTGAAATTTGATAAACAGCTTATTGATTATTTGATTGAAAACAAAAAATCTCAATGGACATTAGAATGTATTATTGATCTGTGTAGAAAAATGGATATATATAATGTTGCAGAAGGTGTGGAATTGAAAGAACAAGTTGATATACTAGCTCAAATGGGATGTACTTATATTCAAGGATACTATTATAGCAAACCTGTTATAGCAAGCCAATTTGATATAAGTCATAATTATAGAGAAGATTAA
- the htpG gene encoding molecular chaperone HtpG produces MARKKHFKAESQRLLDLMINSIYTHKEIFLRELISNASDASDKLYYKALTENINGISRDDLSIQIVINKDHRMLSIIDQGIGMDEKELEEHLGTIANSGSFEFKNALEDGQKDIDIIGQFGVGFYSAFMVAHKVEVISKKYGEDVAHIWESDTSDGYTINECEYPNHGTRINLFLKENTDDENYDQYLDEYEIQRLIKKYSDYVHYPINMDMTTSKQKEDSDEYEQVIENKTLNSMVPLWKRPKKEITEEDYNEFYKDKFNDFNDPMRVMHNSVEGTISYDSLLFIPSKPPMNYYSQDYEKGLQLYSRGVFIMDKASELVPEHFRFVKGLVDSQDLSLNISREMLQHDRQLKLIADKIEKRIQSELEKMLKNERETYEEFFKNFGLQLKFGIYNSYGMLKDKLQDLLLFYSANEKKLITLSEYVESMKEDQKEIYFASGETIEKIDHLPTVEMVKDKGFDILYLTDNVDEFCLQMLRDYQEKPFKNINQGDLDIESEEEKKELEKVNADNKDLLETLKEALKEQVQDVKVSSRLKTHPVCLVSSEGVSFEMEKVLNQMPDGQEIKAGRILEINPNHQIFTALQSIFDKDQDKVKDYASLLYDQALLIEGFTIEDPVEFSNKVCQLMVDANK; encoded by the coding sequence ATGGCAAGAAAAAAACATTTTAAAGCTGAATCACAAAGATTATTGGATTTAATGATTAATTCTATTTATACGCATAAAGAAATCTTTTTAAGAGAGTTGATTTCTAATGCAAGTGATGCTTCTGATAAATTATATTATAAAGCATTAACAGAAAATATTAATGGTATTTCAAGAGATGATTTATCTATTCAAATTGTTATTAACAAAGATCATCGTATGTTATCAATTATTGATCAGGGAATTGGAATGGATGAAAAAGAATTAGAAGAACATTTAGGAACAATTGCTAATTCTGGATCTTTTGAATTTAAGAATGCTTTAGAAGATGGACAAAAAGATATTGATATTATTGGACAATTTGGTGTTGGATTTTATTCAGCATTTATGGTTGCTCATAAGGTAGAAGTGATTTCTAAAAAATATGGTGAAGATGTTGCTCATATTTGGGAATCTGATACAAGTGATGGTTATACAATTAATGAGTGCGAATATCCAAATCATGGAACAAGAATTAATTTATTCTTAAAGGAGAATACTGATGATGAAAATTATGATCAGTATTTAGATGAATATGAAATTCAAAGATTAATTAAGAAATATTCTGATTATGTACATTATCCAATTAATATGGATATGACAACTTCTAAACAAAAAGAAGATAGCGATGAATATGAACAAGTGATTGAAAATAAAACATTAAATTCAATGGTACCATTATGGAAGAGACCAAAAAAAGAGATTACAGAAGAAGATTATAATGAATTCTATAAAGATAAATTTAATGATTTTAATGATCCAATGAGAGTTATGCATAACAGTGTAGAAGGAACAATCTCTTATGATTCATTATTGTTTATTCCTTCAAAACCACCAATGAATTATTATTCTCAAGATTATGAAAAAGGTTTACAATTATATTCACGTGGTGTCTTTATTATGGATAAAGCAAGTGAATTGGTACCAGAACATTTTAGATTTGTCAAAGGATTAGTTGATTCACAAGATTTATCATTAAATATTTCACGTGAGATGTTACAGCATGATCGTCAATTAAAATTAATTGCTGATAAAATTGAAAAACGTATCCAAAGTGAACTTGAAAAAATGTTAAAGAATGAAAGAGAAACATATGAAGAGTTCTTTAAGAATTTTGGATTACAATTAAAATTTGGTATTTATAACAGTTATGGAATGTTAAAAGATAAATTACAGGATTTATTATTATTCTATAGTGCAAATGAAAAGAAACTTATCACTTTAAGTGAATATGTTGAATCAATGAAAGAAGACCAAAAAGAAATCTATTTTGCAAGTGGTGAAACAATTGAAAAAATTGATCATTTACCAACTGTAGAAATGGTTAAGGATAAAGGATTTGATATTTTATATTTAACTGATAATGTAGATGAATTCTGTTTACAGATGTTAAGAGATTATCAGGAAAAACCATTCAAGAATATTAATCAAGGTGATTTAGATATTGAAAGTGAAGAAGAAAAGAAAGAACTTGAAAAAGTAAATGCTGATAACAAAGATTTATTAGAAACTTTAAAAGAAGCATTAAAAGAACAAGTTCAAGATGTTAAAGTTTCTTCAAGATTAAAAACACATCCTGTTTGTTTAGTAAGTAGTGAAGGTGTTTCATTTGAGATGGAAAAAGTTTTAAATCAAATGCCAGATGGTCAAGAAATTAAAGCAGGTAGAATTCTTGAAATTAATCCTAATCATCAGATCTTTACAGCTTTACAATCTATTTTTGATAAAGATCAAGATAAAGTTAAAGATTATGCTTCATTATTATATGATCAAGCTTTATTGATTGAAGGTTTTACAATTGAAGATCCAGTTGAATTTTCAAATAAAGTTTGTCAATTAATGGTAGATGCAAATAAATAA
- a CDS encoding uracil-xanthine permease family protein, with product MDEKKALIVDVNEKPKSIQWLFLSFQHVFAMFGATILVPMLTGFPVSVALFASGVGTLIYTLCTKRKVPVYLGSSFAYITAVILAVKAMNGNISAAQTGLILVGLIYVVVAIVIKFVGKDWIDKLLPPIVIGPMIAVIGLGLAGNAITNAGFVTNGKISYMIIAIVTFLVAALISSQAKGFLKIVPFLVAIIVGYILSLCFGIVDLSGIAKAAWFSIPQFAFPFSVPDFMGTHFREYQFYFGPETLAILPVAIVTISEHIGDHTVLGKICGKNFLKDPGLDRTLIGDGVATAVSAFLGGPANTTYGENTGVIGLTKIGSVYVTCGAAVIAIVLSFCGKIAAVISSIPTCVLGGMSILLYGVIASNGLRILIDAQVDFNKQRNLIIASAMLVIGLGGAVFPLGGSATLSGTALAAIVGVILNLILPDKS from the coding sequence ATGGATGAAAAAAAGGCTTTAATTGTTGATGTTAATGAAAAACCAAAGAGCATTCAGTGGTTGTTTTTAAGTTTTCAGCATGTTTTTGCAATGTTTGGAGCAACGATTCTTGTTCCTATGCTGACAGGTTTTCCTGTTTCAGTGGCCTTATTTGCTTCTGGAGTTGGAACATTGATTTATACATTATGTACAAAACGTAAAGTTCCTGTTTATTTGGGATCATCATTTGCTTATATTACAGCAGTTATTTTGGCGGTCAAAGCAATGAATGGCAATATTTCTGCTGCTCAAACTGGATTGATTTTGGTTGGTTTGATTTATGTTGTTGTGGCGATTGTTATTAAATTTGTGGGGAAAGATTGGATTGATAAATTGCTACCACCTATTGTCATTGGACCAATGATTGCAGTTATTGGTTTAGGATTGGCCGGGAATGCAATTACAAATGCAGGATTTGTTACGAATGGTAAAATCAGTTATATGATTATTGCAATTGTGACGTTTTTGGTGGCTGCTTTGATTTCTAGTCAAGCCAAAGGATTTTTAAAAATTGTTCCTTTCTTAGTTGCTATTATTGTAGGCTATATTTTATCATTGTGTTTTGGTATTGTTGATTTAAGTGGTATAGCCAAAGCAGCATGGTTTTCTATTCCACAGTTTGCTTTTCCATTTTCTGTTCCAGATTTCATGGGAACGCATTTTAGAGAATATCAGTTTTATTTTGGACCTGAAACACTTGCTATTTTGCCAGTTGCCATTGTGACAATTTCTGAACATATTGGTGATCATACAGTTTTAGGGAAAATTTGTGGGAAAAACTTTTTAAAAGATCCAGGGTTGGATAGAACTTTAATTGGTGATGGTGTCGCAACTGCTGTATCTGCATTCTTAGGTGGTCCAGCGAATACAACTTATGGAGAAAATACAGGGGTCATTGGTTTAACAAAAATCGGTTCTGTATATGTCACATGTGGTGCCGCTGTCATTGCTATTGTGCTTTCTTTTTGTGGCAAAATTGCAGCCGTAATCAGTTCTATACCGACTTGTGTATTGGGTGGTATGAGTATTCTTTTATATGGTGTTATTGCCAGTAATGGACTGCGTATTTTAATTGATGCCCAAGTTGATTTTAATAAACAAAGAAATCTTATTATTGCTTCTGCAATGTTGGTCATTGGACTTGGTGGTGCTGTTTTTCCATTAGGTGGAAGTGCGACTTTATCTGGAACAGCCTTAGCAGCAATTGTAGGTGTTATCTTAAATCTCATCTTACCAGATAAATCATGA
- a CDS encoding helix-turn-helix domain-containing protein, protein MLIGEKIRELRVQNQLSQESVAYLLGVSRQSVSKWEQGLSKPSTDNLLRLSEIFLVSVEDLIDNDVQLKKEYESPDFFKEFLFRKKVMIPIIIFLGLFIVIFLCAIVMKGYHYETNVVNFIAGLSGFFMFCAYLVFLITILKYVYTDCKIRHIQPVGYVLFSITVIGFVFYLLIRDNISQVN, encoded by the coding sequence ATGTTAATTGGAGAAAAAATTAGAGAATTACGAGTTCAAAATCAATTATCTCAAGAAAGCGTTGCTTATTTATTAGGGGTCAGTCGTCAATCAGTCAGTAAATGGGAACAGGGGTTATCTAAACCAAGTACAGATAACTTATTAAGGTTATCAGAGATATTTTTAGTATCAGTAGAAGATTTGATTGATAATGATGTTCAATTGAAGAAAGAATATGAATCACCTGACTTTTTTAAAGAATTCCTCTTTAGAAAAAAAGTTATGATTCCGATAATTATATTCTTAGGATTATTCATTGTTATATTTTTATGTGCAATCGTGATGAAGGGATATCATTATGAAACAAATGTTGTTAATTTTATAGCTGGTTTATCAGGCTTTTTCATGTTTTGTGCATATCTTGTTTTCTTAATAACAATTTTAAAATATGTTTATACAGATTGTAAAATCAGACATATTCAGCCAGTAGGGTATGTACTCTTTTCAATAACTGTTATTGGATTTGTCTTTTATTTATTAATACGGGATAATATTTCGCAAGTAAATTAA
- a CDS encoding CPBP family glutamic-type intramembrane protease — translation MFFTNDTNTKKLVVLNIALILFSLFASRTNMMILWLVLIGILSLYFLLKLKNQIRKSDIIISLILGIVTMISHPLLAIFVCLAYLSAQVMMSNYPSKMVLYHSKKKYELYKTLFFIFIIGGLLACINLLLAMNSYSLHISFQLNFLFDALRAGIFEEVFFRMFLYALCLQITHNIHFNRIQTILSYLIMILPHVLMHNYPMDIMSIIILSLIFGLPFAFMSRKINLLSAIGAHSFVDLIRFIGLGI, via the coding sequence ATGTTTTTTACAAACGATACAAATACAAAAAAACTGGTTGTCCTTAATATTGCTTTGATATTATTTTCTTTATTTGCTAGTCGAACAAATATGATGATATTGTGGCTTGTTTTGATTGGGATATTATCTTTATATTTTCTTTTGAAATTAAAAAATCAAATAAGAAAGAGTGATATTATTATAAGTCTTATCTTAGGAATCGTAACAATGATATCTCATCCACTACTTGCTATCTTTGTTTGTTTAGCCTATCTATCTGCTCAAGTGATGATGTCAAATTATCCTTCAAAAATGGTATTATATCATTCAAAAAAGAAATATGAATTATACAAAACGTTGTTTTTTATATTCATTATTGGAGGATTACTTGCTTGTATCAATTTATTATTAGCCATGAATAGTTATTCTTTGCATATTTCTTTTCAACTAAATTTTTTATTCGATGCATTAAGAGCAGGAATTTTTGAAGAAGTATTTTTTAGAATGTTTTTATATGCTTTGTGTTTACAAATCACTCACAATATTCATTTTAACCGTATCCAAACAATATTATCTTATTTAATCATGATTTTGCCACATGTATTGATGCATAATTATCCAATGGATATAATGAGTATTATTATTCTTTCCTTGATTTTTGGACTTCCTTTTGCTTTTATGTCAAGAAAAATCAATCTATTATCGGCGATAGGAGCACATTCTTTTGTTGATTTGATTCGTTTCATTGGACTTGGAATATAA
- a CDS encoding SPL family radical SAM protein — translation MKYIPIQCKSAIRKVRGGMPYEHDVNIYRGCEHGCLYCYALYSHDYLEDAHFYDHIYYKENIVEVLEKEISKPSWKKQIINFGSVSDSYQPCEKELQLMRDVLKLMIKYQNPVNISTKSTLILRDIDLLNELSQVAFVNITCTVTCADETIQKIIEPRGATSLERMKVLQIIKQKTKATVGILMMPIIPYITDSYENMEAIYKLAKQIDLDYVVPGTMYLRGKTKPYFLNSIRQYDEELYWKLKHLYPKGSCLPEYKKEIFKRLNSIRKEYDLDSQYTK, via the coding sequence ATGAAGTATATACCAATCCAATGTAAAAGTGCCATACGTAAAGTTCGTGGTGGTATGCCTTATGAACATGATGTTAATATTTATCGTGGGTGTGAACATGGCTGTTTATATTGCTATGCATTATATTCACATGATTATTTAGAGGATGCTCATTTTTATGATCATATTTATTATAAGGAAAATATTGTTGAAGTTTTAGAAAAAGAAATTAGTAAGCCAAGCTGGAAAAAACAAATTATTAATTTTGGAAGCGTTAGTGATAGCTATCAGCCATGTGAAAAAGAACTTCAACTCATGCGAGATGTTTTAAAATTAATGATTAAATATCAAAATCCTGTTAATATATCTACAAAATCAACTTTAATCTTAAGAGATATTGATTTATTAAATGAACTTTCTCAAGTTGCATTTGTTAATATCACTTGTACTGTGACTTGTGCTGATGAAACAATCCAAAAAATTATTGAACCTCGTGGGGCAACCAGTTTGGAAAGAATGAAAGTTTTACAAATTATTAAACAAAAGACGAAAGCAACTGTAGGTATTTTAATGATGCCTATTATTCCATATATCACTGATTCTTATGAAAATATGGAAGCTATTTATAAATTAGCAAAACAAATTGATTTGGATTATGTTGTTCCTGGAACAATGTATTTACGAGGCAAAACAAAACCTTATTTTTTAAATTCTATTCGTCAATATGACGAAGAACTTTATTGGAAATTAAAGCATTTATATCCCAAAGGAAGTTGTTTACCAGAGTATAAAAAAGAAATATTTAAAAGACTAAATTCTATTAGAAAAGAATATGACTTGGATAGTCAATATACAAAATAA
- a CDS encoding Type 1 glutamine amidotransferase-like domain-containing protein — translation MNILLSSYDFHEEWAQEIMRPLLQQDMKVVVIPFSFDDKEVKTLDDYDQHYGINGKHVPYILRPFHYYGLYDIEFVDYFRDSQQIAQKKVMSADILFLTGGLPDQYLKRLNEFGLSEMIRCNHQLIIGASAGAMVQFDQYHITPDDDYPCYHYQKGLGLVSGFEIEVHYCHSAIQDASIQRVIEERGLPIYTIGNDGGLFYHQQKIIPFGNAHLINNPQDK, via the coding sequence ATGAATATATTATTAAGTTCTTATGATTTTCATGAAGAGTGGGCCCAGGAAATCATGCGCCCATTGTTACAGCAGGATATGAAAGTCGTTGTTATCCCTTTTTCATTTGATGACAAGGAAGTCAAAACTTTAGATGATTATGATCAGCATTATGGAATCAATGGAAAACATGTCCCCTATATATTAAGACCATTTCATTATTATGGTCTTTATGATATTGAATTTGTTGACTATTTTAGGGATAGTCAGCAAATTGCACAAAAGAAGGTTATGTCTGCCGATATTCTCTTTTTAACAGGCGGATTGCCAGATCAATATTTAAAGCGTTTAAATGAATTTGGATTAAGTGAAATGATACGTTGCAATCATCAATTGATAATAGGAGCCAGTGCTGGTGCGATGGTACAGTTTGATCAATATCATATCACTCCTGATGATGATTATCCTTGCTATCATTATCAAAAAGGTTTAGGTTTGGTCAGTGGTTTTGAAATAGAGGTTCATTATTGTCATAGTGCTATTCAAGATGCAAGTATTCAAAGAGTGATTGAAGAAAGAGGTTTACCAATTTATACGATTGGTAATGATGGTGGTCTTTTCTATCATCAGCAAAAAATCATTCCTTTTGGGAATGCTCATTTGATTAATAATCCACAAGACAAATAG